Proteins encoded in a region of the Bradyrhizobium sp. CB3481 genome:
- a CDS encoding molybdopterin cofactor-binding domain-containing protein has translation MNVSVMLDRRRVLAGGGALIVSFSLRNALAQQQDAPAAPSPPGSLKTSPYLDAWIRIDANGAVEVFTGKAELGQGFKTAFQQIAAEELDVAFESLKVTTADTRLTANEGYTAGSNSMKDSGTAIQNAAAQVRALLIAEAARRFDQPEANLQTENGAVIAPDGKRLSYGELVAADMLHVQAQPNSKLKDPATFKLVGQPILRVDIPAKVTGGAAYVQDMRLPGMVHARVVRPPSYGAQLTECDTAAVEKMPGVVKVVRDGNFLAVVAEKEFSSIKAMNALAAAAKWKEVAGLPKQDDLANVLTGLPSRDATIFERGNPLVAAPKTIEATYTRPYQAHGSIGPSCAVAQLVDGEMTVWTHTQGVYPDRQGIAEMLRMPPANVRLIHVEGSGCYGHNGADDAAADAALIARALPGRPVRVQWMREQEHAWEPFGPAMVTKLKASLDGSGKIADWRFEVWSNTHSMRPGGAGSMLAAQHMAEAFAVPAPRPLPLPEGGGDRNAIPIYTFPNARVVHHFIPAMPIRISAMRALGAYHNVFSIESFMDELASLADADPVEFRLRHLDDPRGRAVIEKAAQGFGWNKDQKAPQDHGFGFAFARYKNLAAYCAIASEVEVNRETGRARLVRAVAAVDSGQVVNPDGLINQIEGAIVQSMSWTLYESVTFDDTRITSIDWQTYPILRFDAVPESVEVHIINRPGQPFLGSGETGQGPAAASIANAIANATGKRLRNLPLTRKRIKEAIDA, from the coding sequence ATGAACGTTTCCGTGATGCTCGATCGCCGGCGGGTGCTGGCAGGCGGCGGTGCACTGATCGTCAGCTTCTCGCTTCGTAACGCCCTGGCACAGCAGCAAGACGCGCCCGCCGCACCGAGCCCGCCCGGCAGCTTGAAAACCTCGCCCTATCTCGACGCCTGGATCCGGATCGATGCCAATGGCGCCGTCGAGGTGTTCACCGGCAAGGCCGAGCTCGGCCAGGGTTTTAAGACGGCATTTCAACAGATCGCGGCCGAGGAGCTCGACGTTGCCTTTGAATCCCTCAAGGTGACAACGGCGGACACGCGCCTGACCGCCAACGAAGGCTACACGGCCGGCAGCAACTCCATGAAGGACAGCGGCACGGCGATCCAGAACGCGGCGGCGCAGGTCCGTGCGCTCTTGATCGCGGAGGCGGCGCGGCGGTTTGATCAGCCTGAAGCGAATCTGCAGACCGAGAACGGCGCGGTCATCGCGCCGGATGGCAAGCGCCTGTCCTATGGCGAACTGGTAGCCGCCGATATGCTGCACGTCCAGGCGCAGCCGAACTCCAAACTGAAGGACCCCGCGACGTTCAAGCTGGTCGGCCAGCCGATACTGCGCGTCGACATCCCCGCAAAAGTGACCGGCGGCGCGGCCTATGTCCAGGACATGCGGCTGCCCGGGATGGTCCATGCCCGCGTCGTGCGGCCGCCGAGCTACGGCGCGCAATTGACCGAATGCGACACCGCCGCTGTCGAAAAAATGCCCGGCGTCGTCAAGGTCGTGCGCGACGGCAATTTCCTGGCTGTAGTAGCGGAAAAGGAGTTTTCGTCGATCAAGGCGATGAACGCGCTGGCCGCGGCGGCGAAGTGGAAGGAGGTGGCGGGCCTGCCGAAGCAGGATGATCTTGCCAACGTGCTGACCGGCCTGCCTTCGCGAGACGCGACGATCTTCGAGCGCGGCAATCCATTGGTCGCCGCGCCGAAAACCATCGAGGCTACCTATACGCGCCCCTATCAGGCGCATGGGTCAATCGGCCCGTCCTGTGCCGTGGCGCAATTGGTCGACGGCGAGATGACGGTGTGGACGCATACGCAAGGCGTCTATCCCGATCGCCAGGGCATCGCGGAAATGCTGCGCATGCCGCCGGCGAACGTTCGCCTGATCCATGTCGAAGGCTCCGGCTGTTATGGTCACAATGGCGCCGACGATGCCGCCGCGGATGCGGCGCTGATTGCCCGCGCACTCCCCGGCCGCCCAGTCCGCGTGCAATGGATGCGCGAGCAGGAGCATGCCTGGGAGCCGTTCGGACCGGCGATGGTGACGAAGCTCAAGGCCTCGCTCGACGGCAGCGGCAAGATTGCAGACTGGCGTTTCGAGGTCTGGAGCAATACGCATTCGATGCGGCCCGGCGGCGCTGGATCGATGCTGGCGGCGCAGCACATGGCGGAAGCCTTTGCCGTGCCGGCTCCCAGACCGTTGCCGCTGCCGGAAGGCGGCGGCGACCGCAACGCGATTCCGATCTACACATTTCCCAACGCGCGGGTGGTGCACCATTTCATCCCGGCGATGCCGATCCGGATTTCGGCGATGCGGGCGCTCGGCGCCTATCACAACGTATTCTCGATCGAGAGTTTCATGGATGAGCTCGCGAGCCTCGCCGACGCCGATCCGGTCGAATTCCGGCTGCGTCACCTTGACGATCCGCGCGGCCGTGCCGTGATCGAAAAGGCGGCACAGGGTTTTGGATGGAACAAAGACCAGAAGGCGCCGCAGGACCACGGCTTCGGCTTTGCCTTTGCGCGCTACAAGAATCTGGCGGCCTATTGCGCCATCGCTTCCGAAGTGGAGGTCAACCGCGAAACCGGCCGCGCGCGTTTGGTGCGTGCCGTGGCGGCGGTCGATAGCGGGCAGGTGGTCAATCCCGACGGCCTGATCAACCAGATCGAGGGCGCGATCGTGCAGTCGATGAGCTGGACGCTCTACGAAAGCGTCACGTTCGACGACACCAGGATCACCAGCATCGACTGGCAGACCTATCCGATCCTGCGCTTCGATGCGGTGCCCGAAAGCGTCGAGGTTCACATCATCAACCGGCCCGGCCAGCCATTCCTCGGCAGCGGCGAAACTGGACAGGGGCCGGCGGCAGCGTCGATTGCCAACGCCATCGCGAACGCCACTGGAAAGCGGCTGCGGAATCTGCCGCTGACGCGCAAACGCATCAAGGAGGCGATCGATGCGTGA
- a CDS encoding VWA domain-containing protein, with protein MRENLHRFFRAARGAGVRLSPAESIDAMRAVSKVGFTDRTILRDTFLLTLAKSQDEKKALGDCFDLFFDTPEPEAPPQDGKMGEQDTAGSNAASDSPGDAGGGDEQAEGLGPLAQMLLAQDRNEIAAAIANAAKAAALSDIRYFTQRGIFSGRILDQMGIQRLRDDLDNLTATNPALAERLTNALDGLRGTVRDTVSQALMLYGREEAENLRNEILRNAPLARIEPRQVEQMRHLIRQIARRLRERYSKPRKRQRRGHLDVRRTLRRNAAWGGVPFLTAWKRRHRDKPKIVALCDVSGSVARVSDFFLLLIHSLHEVVDDVRSFAFSGHLIEVSDILESKSPEEAMAEIMSKVGFGSSDYGSSLDDFEHGWMSTLTPQTTVIVLGDARSNNLDPRADILRRISERSKRLVWLNPEGRMAWGWGDSEMPRYSTFCTVVRQCATAQQLERAVSDIVASYQ; from the coding sequence ATGAGAGAGAACCTGCATCGCTTCTTTCGTGCGGCGCGGGGCGCAGGCGTGCGGCTATCACCGGCCGAAAGCATCGACGCGATGCGGGCCGTCTCCAAGGTCGGCTTCACTGATCGAACGATCCTGCGCGACACCTTCCTACTGACGCTCGCCAAATCACAGGACGAGAAGAAGGCGCTCGGCGACTGTTTTGATCTGTTCTTCGATACGCCGGAGCCGGAAGCGCCGCCCCAGGACGGCAAGATGGGCGAGCAGGATACGGCAGGATCAAACGCGGCGTCCGATTCTCCCGGCGATGCCGGCGGCGGCGACGAGCAGGCCGAGGGGCTCGGCCCGCTTGCGCAGATGCTGCTGGCGCAGGACCGCAACGAAATCGCGGCTGCCATCGCCAATGCAGCGAAGGCGGCCGCGCTGTCCGACATCCGTTATTTCACGCAGCGCGGCATCTTCTCCGGCCGCATCCTCGACCAGATGGGGATCCAGCGGCTGCGCGACGATCTCGACAATCTGACCGCCACCAATCCGGCGCTGGCGGAGCGGCTGACCAACGCGCTGGATGGCTTGCGCGGCACGGTCCGCGACACCGTCTCGCAGGCGCTGATGCTGTATGGGCGCGAGGAAGCCGAGAATTTGCGCAACGAGATCCTGCGCAACGCGCCGCTGGCACGGATCGAGCCGCGGCAGGTCGAACAGATGCGGCATCTGATCCGCCAGATCGCGCGCCGTTTGCGCGAGCGCTATTCAAAACCGCGCAAGCGCCAGCGCCGCGGCCATCTCGACGTCCGCCGCACGCTCCGCCGCAACGCCGCCTGGGGTGGCGTGCCGTTCCTCACCGCCTGGAAACGGCGGCACCGCGACAAGCCGAAGATCGTGGCGCTATGCGACGTCTCAGGCTCGGTGGCGCGGGTCTCGGATTTCTTCCTGCTGCTGATCCACAGCCTGCACGAGGTCGTGGACGATGTCCGATCGTTTGCGTTTTCCGGCCACCTGATCGAGGTCAGCGACATCCTGGAATCCAAATCGCCGGAAGAGGCGATGGCCGAGATCATGTCCAAGGTCGGCTTTGGCTCGTCCGACTACGGCAGCTCGCTGGATGATTTCGAGCACGGCTGGATGAGCACGCTCACGCCGCAGACGACGGTGATCGTGCTCGGCGACGCCCGCAGTAACAATCTCGATCCCCGCGCCGATATTCTTCGCAGGATCTCCGAGCGGTCGAAGCGGCTGGTCTGGCTCAATCCCGAGGGCCGCATGGCCTGGGGCTGGGGCGATTCGGAGATGCCGCGCTATTCGACCTTCTGCACCGTGGTACGCCAATGCGCCACCGCGCAGCAGCTGGAGCGCGCGGTGTCGGACATCGTGGCGAGCTATCAGTAA
- a CDS encoding MoxR family ATPase, whose protein sequence is MADIGPSASIEAVESGLAAQGYIASRQIATAVYLSQQIEKPILVEGPAGVGKTELAKAIAAWRGMKMIRLQCYEGLDEAKALYEWKYAKQLLYTQILKDKLGEVLGGAPTLEAALNQLHDFGDVFFSKEFVEPRPLLQALEQPAGCVLLVDEIDKSDAEFESLLLEILSDFQVTIPELGTVVAVSPPTVILTSNSERDLGDALKRRCLHLHIGFPEQKLEERIVESRVAGISQTLRRQMVGFINEVRTLDLKKLPSVSETIDWARVLVLLQASELGHEVVKDTLNVLLKYEADIEATMPQVSTFIAKASRQGVFG, encoded by the coding sequence GTGGCTGATATCGGGCCTTCGGCCTCCATCGAGGCAGTGGAAAGCGGTCTTGCGGCGCAGGGCTATATTGCGAGCCGCCAGATCGCGACCGCGGTCTATCTGTCGCAACAGATCGAGAAACCCATTCTGGTCGAGGGCCCGGCCGGCGTCGGCAAGACCGAGCTGGCAAAGGCGATCGCCGCCTGGCGCGGCATGAAGATGATCCGCCTGCAATGCTATGAGGGCCTCGACGAGGCCAAGGCGCTCTATGAGTGGAAATACGCCAAGCAGCTGCTGTACACGCAGATCCTGAAGGACAAGCTTGGCGAAGTGCTCGGCGGCGCGCCAACGCTGGAGGCGGCGTTGAACCAGCTTCACGATTTCGGCGACGTGTTTTTCTCCAAGGAATTCGTCGAGCCGCGGCCGCTGTTGCAGGCGCTGGAGCAGCCGGCGGGCTGCGTGCTGCTGGTGGACGAAATCGACAAGTCGGACGCCGAATTTGAATCGCTGCTGCTGGAAATTCTCAGCGATTTCCAGGTCACGATTCCGGAACTCGGGACCGTGGTCGCGGTCTCCCCGCCGACCGTGATCCTCACCTCGAACAGTGAGCGCGATCTCGGCGACGCGCTGAAGCGGCGCTGCCTGCATCTGCACATCGGCTTCCCCGAGCAGAAGCTGGAAGAGCGGATCGTCGAGAGCCGCGTAGCGGGCATTTCGCAGACGCTGCGCCGGCAGATGGTCGGCTTCATCAACGAGGTCCGCACGCTCGACCTGAAGAAGCTGCCGTCGGTCAGCGAGACCATCGACTGGGCCCGCGTGCTGGTGCTGCTGCAGGCGTCCGAGCTCGGCCACGAGGTTGTCAAGGACACGCTGAACGTTCTCTTGAAATACGAGGCTGACATCGAGGCGACCATGCCCCAGGTCTCTACCTTCATCGCCAAGGCGTCGCGTCAAGGCGTCTTTGGGTGA
- a CDS encoding HAD-IA family hydrolase, which translates to MIEAVIWDFGGVLTTSPFEAFTRFETERGLPVDIIRRTNAANHLENAWAKFERAEIDIEAFDELFAAESLALGAAVRGKDVLPLLSGDLRPEMVEALKRIKTRFKTGCITNNLPANAIGSEGGRLLYIAEVMALFDHVIQSAKSGLRKPDPRIYRMMVETLEVDPKNCVYLDDLGVNLKPAREMGMTTIKVTGAAQAITELEAATGLALR; encoded by the coding sequence ATGATCGAGGCCGTGATCTGGGATTTCGGCGGAGTGCTGACCACTTCGCCATTCGAGGCATTTACACGATTCGAAACCGAGCGCGGGCTGCCCGTCGACATCATCCGGCGCACCAACGCCGCCAATCACCTCGAAAACGCCTGGGCCAAGTTCGAACGCGCCGAAATCGATATCGAGGCCTTCGACGAATTGTTCGCCGCCGAGTCGCTGGCGCTCGGCGCAGCCGTTCGCGGCAAGGATGTGCTGCCGCTGTTGTCTGGCGACCTGCGGCCCGAGATGGTCGAGGCGCTCAAGCGCATCAAAACGAGGTTCAAGACTGGCTGCATCACCAACAACCTTCCCGCCAATGCCATAGGCAGCGAGGGCGGACGCTTGCTCTACATCGCCGAGGTGATGGCGCTGTTCGATCATGTCATCCAGTCCGCAAAAAGTGGCCTTCGCAAACCCGATCCGCGCATCTATCGGATGATGGTGGAGACGCTAGAGGTCGATCCGAAAAACTGCGTTTACCTCGACGACCTCGGCGTCAACCTAAAGCCGGCACGCGAGATGGGCATGACCACGATCAAGGTAACGGGTGCCGCGCAGGCGATCACCGAGCTTGAGGCCGCGACCGGGCTGGCATTGCGCTAG
- a CDS encoding trypsin-like serine protease → MKIPSRIIAALALLLSTPALAIIGGAAPSTEGVARSVVTIVGSRGNFCTGALIAPKLVLTAAHCVPPGADYKIVEYGADRQPSLRDVKAVAIHPGFNMQAMSGHRATADVALLQLAVSPKGKMPAVLGLPDIPINVGNRFTIAGIGVTVRGDGKSGGTIRVAGLVATGRPGTLQIRLVDPVGQGAREGLGACTGDSGAPVFEDKQRGPAIIGVVSWSTGPNGSAGCGGMTGVTPLTLYRDWIVQTAQKWGAGL, encoded by the coding sequence ATGAAGATCCCGTCCCGCATCATCGCCGCCCTCGCTCTGCTATTGTCCACTCCCGCGCTCGCCATTATCGGCGGCGCTGCGCCCTCGACCGAGGGCGTGGCCCGCTCGGTCGTCACCATCGTTGGCTCGCGCGGCAATTTCTGCACCGGGGCGTTGATCGCGCCGAAGCTGGTGCTGACCGCGGCGCACTGCGTGCCGCCGGGCGCTGACTACAAGATCGTCGAATACGGTGCCGACCGGCAGCCCTCGCTAAGGGATGTCAAGGCGGTCGCCATTCATCCCGGCTTCAACATGCAGGCGATGTCGGGGCATCGCGCGACGGCGGATGTCGCGTTGCTGCAACTGGCGGTATCGCCCAAGGGCAAGATGCCGGCTGTGCTCGGACTGCCTGACATCCCGATCAATGTAGGCAACCGCTTCACGATCGCCGGCATCGGCGTCACCGTGCGCGGTGACGGCAAGAGCGGCGGCACCATCCGCGTCGCCGGCCTGGTCGCGACGGGCAGGCCGGGGACGCTGCAGATCAGGCTGGTCGATCCGGTCGGGCAGGGCGCGCGCGAGGGGCTCGGTGCCTGCACGGGAGATTCCGGCGCGCCGGTTTTCGAGGACAAGCAACGCGGGCCCGCCATTATCGGCGTGGTGAGCTGGTCGACCGGGCCGAACGGAAGCGCCGGCTGCGGCGGCATGACCGGTGTGACGCCGCTGACGCTCTATCGCGACTGGATCGTGCAGACGGCGCAGAAATGGGGCGCGGGGTTGTGA
- a CDS encoding acetate--CoA ligase family protein, which yields MDAQASTASHTAEKWSPSPDASDIVKRIHAMLHPRNIVLVGATDKPGNYAERIWNNLVRYKYEGGLYPVNSKRETIWGVPCYKDFASLPEKPDHVLVLVPARFAVQVIRDAAAAGARSATIVTSGFSELQDEESQRLAVELKQAVKETGLAVTGPNCLGNLSAGEKLFTNIDDRIVTMEAGPVAIVGQSGAIVMAIRQTLEDRGVGVGYMVTTGNETGLETPDLMAYFAADPSIRVIVVYLEGVRNTKVFREACKAARAAGKPVIALKLGASEGGRAAAMAHTGALAGSIETFDAISTREGVIRVRGLDELIETTECFVHADPPKGNRLAAVSLSGGKRGLLIDAFYSAGMNFAPLSANATAQLAEMLGPGSIVGNPLDAGFAAVVDPSVYMKSIKIMIDDPDTDIVIIDAELPKAPHELRERNLRIVNEMAGEANKPVVYISAMSIGFTEFTKGLRKSLPNIAVMQGLDRAVGAIKSLIEYASLRKEVPDIVSSSKASARAVLEKTLKAAGGAAALDEVASKKLLKAYGIPVSKEEIAQTAADAVKIAKKIGFPVVAKVVSADILHKSDIGGVVLNLNSAAEVKKAFGDITARVKKIKSKPKLEGILIAQQVKANLELVVGASLDAEMGPVVLFGTGGVDIELMKDVALAGAPLDEAEAKQLIAKTKAGVKMKGYRGKPALHGPSAVKALVGLSNLMADADGRIASIDVNPFLINSKLGVAVDGLIVLNNAAANKAAGH from the coding sequence ATGGACGCTCAGGCAAGCACCGCATCGCACACGGCTGAAAAATGGTCGCCCTCGCCTGACGCCAGCGACATCGTCAAGCGCATCCATGCGATGCTGCACCCGCGCAATATCGTGCTGGTCGGTGCGACCGACAAGCCCGGCAACTATGCTGAGCGCATCTGGAACAACCTGGTCAGGTACAAGTACGAGGGCGGGCTTTATCCAGTCAATTCCAAGCGCGAGACGATCTGGGGCGTGCCCTGCTACAAGGATTTTGCCAGCCTTCCCGAAAAACCCGACCACGTGCTGGTGCTGGTGCCGGCGCGTTTTGCGGTGCAGGTAATCCGCGACGCGGCAGCCGCCGGCGCGCGCTCCGCCACCATTGTCACGTCGGGCTTCAGCGAATTGCAGGACGAGGAAAGCCAGCGGCTCGCCGTGGAGCTGAAGCAGGCCGTGAAGGAGACCGGCCTTGCCGTCACCGGTCCCAACTGCCTCGGCAATCTCAGCGCCGGCGAAAAACTGTTCACCAATATCGACGATCGCATCGTCACCATGGAAGCAGGTCCGGTGGCGATCGTCGGGCAATCCGGCGCGATCGTGATGGCGATCCGCCAGACGCTGGAAGATCGCGGCGTCGGCGTCGGTTACATGGTGACGACCGGCAACGAGACCGGCCTCGAGACGCCGGACCTGATGGCCTATTTCGCCGCCGATCCTTCGATCCGCGTCATCGTGGTCTATCTCGAGGGCGTCCGGAACACGAAAGTGTTCCGCGAGGCCTGCAAGGCCGCGCGCGCTGCCGGCAAGCCGGTGATCGCGCTCAAGCTTGGCGCCTCCGAAGGCGGCCGCGCCGCCGCGATGGCGCATACCGGCGCGCTCGCTGGCTCGATCGAAACTTTTGACGCGATCTCGACCCGCGAAGGCGTGATCCGCGTTCGCGGGCTCGACGAATTGATCGAGACCACCGAATGTTTCGTCCATGCCGATCCGCCGAAGGGCAACCGCCTCGCCGCGGTGTCGCTGTCCGGCGGCAAGCGCGGTCTTCTGATCGACGCGTTCTATTCGGCCGGCATGAACTTCGCCCCGCTCAGCGCGAATGCGACCGCGCAACTGGCGGAGATGCTTGGCCCGGGCAGCATCGTCGGCAATCCGCTCGACGCCGGCTTTGCCGCCGTGGTCGATCCCTCCGTCTACATGAAGTCGATCAAGATCATGATCGACGATCCCGACACCGACATCGTCATTATCGACGCCGAGCTGCCGAAGGCGCCGCACGAACTGCGCGAGCGCAATTTGCGCATTGTCAACGAGATGGCGGGCGAGGCCAACAAGCCCGTGGTCTATATCAGCGCGATGTCGATCGGGTTCACCGAATTCACCAAGGGCTTGCGCAAGTCGCTGCCGAACATCGCGGTGATGCAGGGTCTCGACCGCGCGGTCGGCGCGATCAAGTCGCTGATCGAATATGCGTCGCTACGCAAGGAAGTGCCCGACATCGTGTCGAGCTCGAAAGCTTCCGCCCGCGCGGTACTGGAAAAGACGCTCAAAGCCGCGGGCGGCGCTGCCGCCCTAGATGAAGTTGCCTCGAAGAAACTGCTCAAGGCCTATGGCATTCCCGTCTCGAAGGAAGAGATCGCGCAGACCGCGGCGGATGCCGTGAAGATCGCCAAGAAGATCGGCTTTCCTGTTGTGGCGAAAGTCGTCAGCGCCGATATCCTGCACAAGTCGGATATCGGCGGCGTGGTGCTGAACCTCAACAGCGCGGCCGAGGTGAAGAAGGCCTTTGGCGACATCACGGCGCGGGTGAAGAAGATCAAGAGCAAGCCGAAACTGGAAGGCATTTTGATCGCGCAGCAGGTCAAGGCCAACCTCGAACTCGTGGTCGGCGCCTCGCTCGATGCCGAGATGGGCCCGGTGGTGCTGTTCGGCACCGGCGGCGTCGATATCGAATTGATGAAGGACGTCGCACTCGCCGGCGCGCCGCTGGACGAAGCCGAGGCGAAACAGCTGATCGCCAAGACCAAGGCCGGCGTCAAGATGAAGGGCTATCGCGGCAAGCCGGCGCTGCACGGGCCGTCCGCCGTGAAGGCGCTGGTCGGCCTGTCCAATCTGATGGCCGATGCCGATGGCCGCATCGCCTCGATCGATGTCAACCCGTTCCTGATCAACAGCAAGCTCGGCGTCGCCGTCGACGGGTTGATTGTGCTGAACAATGCCGCGGCGAACAAGGCGGCGGGGCATTAG
- a CDS encoding class GN sortase, which translates to MRFILPLLLALIGLILFGQGAYIHAKAWLAQVLLERAFEQTIITGRETKPWSWADTWPVARIEVKRLGSRAIVLAGSSGQALAFGPGHVEQTPDAGERGVAVYSAHRDTHFAFLKNVVIGDEIEVTRGDGKHFRYRVDGTSVVRFNDSGIDPLADGYHLVLSTCWPFDALTSGPDRYLVHARMIGPRSN; encoded by the coding sequence ATGCGGTTCATCCTCCCTCTCCTCCTCGCGCTGATCGGCCTCATCCTGTTCGGCCAGGGCGCCTACATCCATGCCAAGGCCTGGCTCGCGCAGGTGCTGCTGGAGCGCGCCTTCGAGCAAACCATCATCACCGGACGCGAGACCAAGCCGTGGTCGTGGGCCGACACATGGCCGGTCGCGCGCATCGAGGTGAAGCGGTTGGGTAGCCGGGCGATCGTGCTCGCCGGCAGCAGCGGCCAGGCGCTCGCCTTTGGCCCGGGCCATGTCGAGCAGACACCCGATGCCGGCGAACGCGGCGTCGCCGTCTATTCAGCGCATCGCGATACGCATTTCGCTTTCCTGAAGAACGTCGTCATCGGCGACGAGATCGAGGTGACGCGAGGCGACGGCAAACACTTCCGTTACCGGGTCGATGGCACCTCGGTGGTACGCTTCAATGACTCAGGCATCGATCCGCTGGCGGATGGCTATCATCTGGTGCTGTCGACGTGCTGGCCATTCGATGCGCTGACATCGGGGCCGGATCGCTATCTCGTGCACGCGCGCATGATCGGGCCGCGCTCGAACTGA